The nucleotide window AATGACGACGACGGGCTGCAGTGGTAAGCGTTTTTGCTGGAAACGATAAACATTTTTGCTACAACCGGTGTCCTTTTTTGTTGGAACCAGCAAGAGCCTCGGGTGGGCCACACGACGAGGTACAGCGCGGGCACAATGACAGGTGCTGCGGCCGGCGGCCGGCACCATCGGAGATGCGGCCATCTCCCCCGGAGTTGTGGCCATCTTCCCCGAAGCTGCAAGCCTGCAACCACGAGTGCAACCATGGGCGCACACTGCTGCATCCACGGAGGTGAGAAACACATGAAAGCGGCATAGGTGAGGGCGCGCCCGGCGGTGAGGAGGCGAGGCAAGGCGGTTGGCGCGTGCGGAGGCGTCAGCGTGTGCGCAGGCGAGCCTCTCCCTTTTCCATGCGGGAGGTTGAAGATGAGAGAAGTTGGGGACAAAGGGATCTGACGGCTGGGGTTTGACCGGCCCAATGATTGAGCCGGTGCGCAGGCGCAGATCGCTGCCCTAATTAAATTGGATGAAGAAAatatcccattaatcaaatgagtTGTGGGCTATGAATTCTGTGTCTGGATGGGCTGATGGAGAGAGAGGACCCTGATTAAATAAATGGGCTTAGAAAGGAATTGAAATTAAAAGAATAAATAAATGGGCGTGGTAATTAACCTACATGTGCGAGTGCCAGAATAGTGATTTGAGGGCGCGGCTTGTGACATGCATGGACATATTGGCGTTGAGTTGGTTGGCAACATAACATGCAACTTGGAAGAGCTTGGCAACTGACCAAACTCACCGCCTTAAGACTAATCTTTGTTCCTTTTGAACCCATGTTTATATTATATAATTTATCCATGGTAAAATATGATGACCAAACACACCGCCTTGTCACGTTTGTCGTAAATAAATGGACACGTGACCATCATCGACGATGGTACAAAGAGGAAAAGTGGCAACTCATTACAGGTGCACAAGAGTTTGTTCTTCTGTTGCAACACATCAGCATATTTGTAGCAGAACTAGAATGTCATGATGCAATCTTGCTGTAGAAGCATGCATGCATGGACGACACCAAAATATGAAACCACTTCAGCTTGGGAAATGTAGGACAGAATTTGGCATAAGTTTTCTTCAGAATGCTCACATAACTTTACCACCAGAAACCATGATGTGGATTAACATAAGTAAGTGGGTGGAACTTAACTAACAGGACCACAAGTTCTTGTTCATGCAAGGAGATGGCTAGTTGGATAAACTTACTGAGCAGTGCAAACCCAGGAGGCCAGAACCAAAAGTACACCCGCTAAACACAACTAGTACTATCTGAAGACTCCAATGCATAAGCATTCAGATCCTTAGCGCTTTAGACTTGTTAATTCTTCTTGGAGCTGCCAGCTTCTTCATCTTTCATGCTTGTTTTCTTCTTCTTCGAGCAACCAGCTTCTTGATCCTTCAGACTTGTTTCCTTCGTGTTAGACCTACCAGCCTGAAAATGTCAAATATCAAAAGACAAAATCAAATGTGGAGTAAGTTGTACTCCATGGAGGTACAGAATTGGAGACTCCCAAATGCGATTCAAAACTGCCAACATATCATTTCATTGCAACCATTTTCATGTTTGGCTGACTGGGGTTGTAGTTTGCCGGGGATTCGCTGACTTGAAGCTGACCTGTCCACTTGTGAGCCGTCTGATTTCAAATCAACGACTCAGATTTGATGCTCACGTACGGTGAAATGATTTAGGCCACTCACATACGATCCGGCGGTTCAGAGTGGCAAGTCACGTACTGTAAGCTGTGACTTAGCCACTCTACCTAAGTCAGCCAAGCTGCGCGGGTCATAGTTATGGTATGGGCTGCTCTACCTTGACAGTGGCCAAAACAACTCGAGAATTTTAACTTTTGTCGGCCAATTTGGAGAGAACATGTGAAGAGAAGCGGAAAACACCAATGACCGTGTACTAGTGGGTAATGAGTAGTTTCTACGATTGGGAAGAAACTTTTGTCCTTCAGTTAGGCAATTTTGGAAAAAACTGTAAATGGGGTTTTTCAGTAATAGACACGGTCATTGTCTCGTAAGCAACAGAAACTACATTGTATACAATTCTTAACACTGATGCCCGGCCGGGTAACATTAGCTTGGTTAGTGGGTTCTAGCCACTTTTCTGAAATTTAGATCAGTCACCGGATCAACAACTAAGAAATCGGAAATTCACTTTGGCTCATATAGGTGCATATGCACCCATTGTCTAAATTAATACACATCCACAAACAAGTGATTATTAGCAAAATGTTCTAATAAACAGTACTACCTCTAGTAAAAGATGTTTCGCAAGAAATAAATGTGCAGTCAAGCAAGAAATGGGAGGAGAAGCTATTTTGGCGCACCTTTAGGCTGGGTGTTGGCCATGCCATGAAATAGGGATGCACCCGTGCATCGAATGTGAAGAAGTCTGCCTCCAACTCGggcctggtggtggtggtgcctTCCTGGAGGACGTTCTTGAGGCGAAAGGCATAGTAGTGGAGGCCACCATTCTCCGTGCCCATGGAGAGGAGCACGACGCCGGCCGTCACGTCGCAGACCTTCTGCAATCGGCCTCGAGGCAGATACCATCTTGAAGCATTCACCTCCCTCTGTAGCAGGTTGGCCACGAGGCAGGTTGTGCCGTCCTCCGTTTCCCCTACGGCGTACGGGTACGACCGTGGCTGATTGTGCAGGTTATCCGGGAGCTCGACGTGGGAGAACTCCATGGCGCCGACGTCGAGCGAGGTGAGCTGATCTCCTGTAACGCTCCTCCAATAGATGCGCCCGCCGGCGTGCATGGGCCAGCCGAGCTTGGATTCCCTCGGTCCATTAATACCTTTGGGCGCCCACGAGTAGGAGCACCATTCGCCCTTGCGGGAGCTGTAGACGTGTGCGCGCACCCTGCCGCTCTTTTTCTCCAGGGAGAGCACACTGAAGGGGGTTGGACCGCCGCCGCAGGCCGGCAGGAAGCAGTGGAGCGACCTGTTGTAGTAGATGAGATTGTCGGGTGTTGGTATACGCAGTCGTGAGCGGGAGACGGGGTCGAACACCACCAACTGACGGTAGCTGCTGAGGAGTAGGAGGCCGTGGCGGCAGTCCATGAGGCGCCCATCGTATTCGAGATCCGTGAGATGGAAGTCGCCGCGGCGGAcgacggcggcgaggtggcggtcgcggcggaggagcgcgcggtggaaGGCGGGGACGGCGCCGTCGGCGGCCGACACGAAGTAGCCGAGTAACGGAGCCCGAAAAAGGAAGGGGTTCAAGACGGCAGGGGAGGAGGCCACGCCGCACAGCCGCGGGCAGGAGAGGGCGGCGCTGGCGAGCGAGGGCAGCGACGGGAGGCGGCTGAGGATCTCGGCGAGCATGTCGTCGCCGAGGGACACGAGGGAGGTGGGCTCGGATTCGCGCTTGCGCTTGGGGCCGGTGCCGGGGCCGGGCGGGCTGTTGGTTGTCATCTCAGCGGCGTAGGCGACTAGGCGGAATGGCGGTGGCGAGGTGCTCGGAGCCTGGGACTGGGAGGTGGAGGAGAGTTTATGTGGAGCAAACCATGGAGCCGGGGAAAGAGGGAGTATCTACAACTCATCtggatgagatataatttggtgtCATTTACtttaaaaacaagaatagatacAACCCACGTCCGCACACACACATCTTATAGCATCACATTCAATGTCTATAAAAagtgaatgagaccaaattatatctcatctaaaTGAGTTCTAGTAAAACTGGGGCAGATAAGATCTAGGAGCAAGCATCCAGAGCAGAGTAGGCGCTGTGGGAAAGCTGGGAGGTTTCTAAAAAATGTGGTCAAACAGGGAGGCTCATTTATATAGACATCTATATAGAAaagctattggagatgctctgaCCATGCAACGTCGCATCGCACCGCAGCTACTACTCCTACTGATGCCTAGCTGCTAGGCTAGCAGCGCAATCGAGTCCACAAAGGAGGCAGCTCGGCACACCCCCGACGTGATGTCTATTGACCACGGCGTTTGATGCGTTTTACCGCAGACCAGCCCAGCGAAACAAAAGATGTTACTTTACCTAGCTTCTATCCATTAGCACTGATCCAACCTAAAAGTACATTTATTGTTTACAGCTGTGGAAAGGACTAGCATTTTGCGCACCACACtaattaaaaaaatcaaaacaCTTTGGGTTCACtgtcgaaaaaggttttcccACTTTGTATTACAAAAGCAACCAACATCGATACAACCAATGATAGATCTTGGACTAAAGCAGCACTGCCACCCCCAAAAAAACTAAAGAGAAAATACAAAAGGAATAAATGCCGACAACGGTGGATCAACAAAAATGAAGAAGCCTCGCAACCGCTGCGCCCACCGGAGATCTCCCATCAAGCTCCTAGACTCCAAAGCACCAGTACCaatcaacacctccaagaagggacGCGACGATGACGACGCTGCTGCCAAGGGTTTCCCCCGATACGCGGCGAGGAAAAAGGAAGGGTAACCCCCGACGCCCTCTAGGAAGGTTCGACGGCACCCTTAGGCGCCACTACGTCGGTGTCGGCCAGACCGACAGGGATTTCTCCCGATCTCAACCTTCACCTCGGGCGCTCCGGAGCTCGACACCATACCGTCCACCACCCCGCGCCAACATGGTCTTGATGCTTCCCACGCCGTCTCACCACGACATCGCAAAGTGGGGCCTGCACAACGAAGAAGTGGAGCCGGGATTAGGGGCAGCATCACTGTCGGCATGCGGGGGGGGGGCCAACTGAGGGAGttctggattaaggggtccttaGGCATCagggctatgtgacgtgggccggactaatgggccgtgaagatacaagaaagaagacttcctcccgtgtccggatgggactctcctttacatggaaagcaagcttggcgttcgaatatgaagattccttcctctgtaaaccgactctgtacaaccctaggtccctccggtgtctatataaacaggagggtttagtccgtagaggcaatcacaatcgtACAGGCTAGACGTCTAGGGTTTAGCccttacgatctcgaggtagaccAACTCTTGTATACCCCATATTCATCCAAGGCAATCAAGCAGGAAGCAGGGTATTacttccatcaagagggcccgaacctgggtaaacactgtgtccctatctcctattaccttcgattctcagacgcacagttcgggatcccttatccgagatctgccggttttgacaccgacattggtgctttcattgagagtttcgtTGTATCGTCGTCAGAAGGATCGATGGCTCCATCAGTCATCTACAATAATGCAGCCCTGAGGAaggtttttctccccggccagatcttcgtgttcggcggcttcgcactgcgggccaactcgcttggccatctagagcagatcgacagctacgcctcaggtcaccagattagttttggaaatctgAATTATGTCGCTGacatccgaggagacttgatcttccaagggttcgcGACCCCAACCTTCGCTCTGGCCTTAGACCTGGAGCGCGTCACTAGGTCCGAAGACGGGATTCCCAAGCCCGCCGGACTCTCTACGGCTATTGAGCCCAGTACGGGAGAGCTGGAGGAATCAGCGTCATCGACAATTATCATGCAACCGAACTCTTCTCCGAACATTGGCTCCGAACCCTTGGAGTCAGCATCATGTGAGCTCGGCCAAGGAGTTTTCTTCCCGCTGTACTCCGCGAACACTCTCCTCCCTGACCAAACCTCGCAtttaagcgaggctctggacttaatgaGATCCCTTGTTATTACAGAGGGGTAGCGTCCGAACTACGCCCAaaccggactaggggctgagagcagggaattttacgccccacccaccacccacttcatagccactgtcgaagatctaaccgacatgcttgaccgTACCTCTGAAGACATCTATGGTATGGACGTCAATGCCAGAGACGAACAAAGCCAAAACCCGCCGCATACCCGATGCTGGGcggccacctccacatacgatgtatacatggtggatacgcCAAAATAGGATCGCGATGAAGATAGTAGGGATCCAATTAAGGATAATAACATTGATAAACCACCAAAGCGGCGGCATCAGCGGCGCCGTTCAAAATCACGCCGCGACAAAGAAAGCAATACCGACAATGGAGACGATAACACCCCGGAGAATGCCGAAGACCCAAACGCCCCCGTcaagggagtcctagactaaggggtcctcgggtgtctggcctgttatccatgggccggactgatggactgtgaagacatgaaggccgaaaaATGTACCTGTGttcggattggactctccttgacgtggaaggcaagcttggcgaccgactatgaagattccttcttatgtaactgactctatgtaaccctagatccccccaccggtgtctatataaaccagaggggtttttccggaaaggatatactcattaccatagtcatacaggctaggcttctagggtttagccattatgatctcgtggtagatcaactcttgtaacactcatattcatcaagatcaatcaagcaggacgtagggtattacctccatagagagggcccgaacctgggtaaacatcgtgtcccccgtctcctgttatcATCGATCCTAgccgcacagttcgggaccccctacccgagatccgtcggttttgacaccgacattggtgctttcattgagagttccactgtgccgtcaacGAAAGGTTcaatggccccttcaatcgtctatagggacgctgtccaaggagaaaccttcatccccggacagattttcgtgttcggcagctttgtactgcgggccaactcgcttggccatctggagcaggtcgatagctacgcccctggccaccaggtcaaaTTTGGAAGCCTAAGCTACgtcgcggatatccgtggagacttgatctttaatggatttgagaccgcagtgatcgctccccctcgccccgatgaacatgacttaaatctgtcatcggatcacattCAGGAGATGGTCTCTGTTGCTGCAACGGCCTTAGAACTGGAGCAGATTGTGCCATCCGAGGCCACAGAGTCCGCGGCATTGGAGCCGCACACGGACTCGGCACCACGCAATATTTGCGTCAATGAAACACCGGACTTGTCTCCGGCTATAAGCCCCAGACCGGGTACGCCTGCGGACACCGAACTGGATCGGTTATCGATTTTCGAAtttagcgccgcagacatcttccagcactcacctttgggtgatgtgctaaactctttaaagaacttgtccttggagaaggactcacaaccgaactatgtccggttcgagCTAGAGGCTGACAATGGAGAATTTcacttcccacccgccacccacttcatagccactctcgaggacttaaccgacatgcccgcttctggctccgaagacattgacAGCATAGACGACGATGCCgataaggagcaaggccaagacccgccagtCAGCAAGCGTGGGACGGCCACCCCTTCATATGACGTGTACATGATCGATACACTTAAAAAGCCTCGCGGCAAGGACAAGGGAGACCCAGTTAAAACTCCTGAGACACAGTCTAAGTTTCGGCGCCCCAAACGCCGCCCCAAGTCATGCCGCAGCAACGATGGCGCtagagaaaatagtactccggacGGTGCCGAAAGCAATGAAGACCCTATGGGAGCAATATCCGAGCAGAAGGAACAGGAAAACGGGCAAGCCAGCCCCGATGAACAGGCCCCGCCCAGCGACGGTTCAGAGGACGACAACTACCTTTcgctctccgaagatgaggtaaGCCTCGGTGACGAAGACTTCATCATACCCGAAGAACCcatcgagcaggagcgcttcaagcgcggGCTGATAGCTACGGCacggagcctgaaaaagaagtagcagaagcttcaagctgaccaagacctactcaatgacagatggaccgaagtcctggtCGGCGAAGAATACGACCTCAGTGTCCTATCCAgaagctacccaaagcacagatCGCTATACCAGTCCGATGACGGGGcgttggagcccataccatcGTCACACAATGCGGCAGGTCGCCGACAACTCTGT belongs to Triticum urartu cultivar G1812 chromosome 7, Tu2.1, whole genome shotgun sequence and includes:
- the LOC125524308 gene encoding uncharacterized protein LOC125524308 translates to MTTNSPPGPGTGPKRKRESEPTSLVSLGDDMLAEILSRLPSLPSLASAALSCPRLCGVASSPAVLNPFLFRAPLLGYFVSAADGAVPAFHRALLRRDRHLAAVVRRGDFHLTDLEYDGRLMDCRHGLLLLSSYRQLVVFDPVSRSRLRIPTPDNLIYYNRSLHCFLPACGGGPTPFSVLSLEKKSGRVRAHVYSSRKGEWCSYSWAPKGINGPRESKLGWPMHAGGRIYWRSVTGDQLTSLDVGAMEFSHVELPDNLHNQPRSYPYAVGETEDGTTCLVANLLQREVNASRWYLPRGRLQKVCDVTAGVVLLSMGTENGGLHYYAFRLKNVLQEGTTTTRPELEADFFTFDARVHPYFMAWPTPSLKAGRSNTKETSLKDQEAGCSKKKKTSMKDEEAGSSKKN